A stretch of the Bubalus kerabau isolate K-KA32 ecotype Philippines breed swamp buffalo chromosome 11, PCC_UOA_SB_1v2, whole genome shotgun sequence genome encodes the following:
- the PKDCC gene encoding extracellular tyrosine-protein kinase PKDCC isoform X2: MRRRRAAVAAGFCASFLLGSVLNVLFAPGSEPPRPGQSPGPSPAPGPGRRGGRGELARQIRARYEEVQRYSRGGPGPGAGRPERRRLMDLAPGGPGLQRPRPPRARPLPDGAPGWPPAPGPGSPGPGPRLGCAALRNVSGAQYLGSGYTKAVYRVRLPGGAAVALKAVDFSGHDLGSCVREFGARRGCYRLAAHKLLKEMVLLERLRHPNVLQLYGYCYQDSEDIPDTLTTITELGAPVEMIQLLQTSWEDRFRICLSLGRLLHHLAHSPLGSVTLLDFRPRQFVLVDGELKVTDLDDARVEETPCTGNADCILEFPARNFTLPCSAQGWCEAMNEKRNLYNAYRFFFTYLLPHSAPPSLRPLLDSIVNATGELAWGVDETLAQLEKVLHLYRSGQYLQNSTAGSQAAVGS, encoded by the exons ATGCGGCGCCGGCGGGCGGCGGTGGCCGCGGGTTTCTGCGCCTCCTTCCTGCTGGGCTCGGTCCTCAACGTGCTCTTCGCACCGGGCTCGGAGCCTCCACGGCCCGGTCAGTCCCCGGGGCCCTCACCAGCCCCGGGCCCGGGCCGTCGCGGGGGCCGCGGGGAGCTGGCCCGGCAGATTCGAGCGCGCTACGAGGAGGTGCAGCGCTATTCCCGCGGGGGCCCCGGGCCCGGGGCTGGCCGGCCGGAGCGGCGGCGCCTTATGGACCTGGCTCCGGGCGGTCCGGGCCTGCAGCGTCCCCGGCCCCCGCGGGCCCGGCCCCTGCCCGACGGCGCTCCGGGCTGGCCCCCGGCTCCCGGCCCGGGCTCCCCTGGTCCGGGCCCGCGTCTGGGCTGCGCCGCGCTCCGCAACGTGTCCGGCGCTCAGTACTTGGGCTCGGGCTACACCAAGGCCGTGTACCGGGTCCGCCTGCCTGGCGGCGCGGCGGTGGCGCTCAAGGCGGTGGACTTCAGCGGCCACGATCTGGGCAGCTGCGTGCGCGAGTTCGGGGCGCGGAGGGGCTGCTATCGACTGGCGGCCCATAAGCTGCTCAAAGAGATGGTGCTGCTGGAGCGGCTGCGGCATCCCAACGTGCTGCAG CTCTATGGCTACTGCTACCAGGACAGTGAGGACATCCCAGACACCCTGACCACCATCACGGAGCTGGGCGCCCCTGTGGAGATGATCCAgctgctgcagacttcttgggaGGATCGCTTCCGA ATCTGCCTGAGCCTGGGCCGGCTTCTCCACCACCTGGCCCACTCCCCGCTGGGCTCGGTCACTCTGCTGGACTTCCGCCCCCGACAGTTTGTGCTGGTGGACGGGGAGCTGAAGGTGACAGATCTGGATGACGCCCGTGTGGAGGAGACGCCGTGCACAGGCAACGCTGACTGCATACTCGAGTTCCCAGCCAGGAACTTCACCCTGCCTTGCTCTGCCCAGGGCTGGTGCGAGGCCATGAATGAGAAACGCAACCTCTACAATGCCTACAG GTTTTTCTTCACATACCTCCTGCCCCATAGTGCCCCGCCTTCACTCCGGCCCCTGCTGGACAGCATCGTCAACGCCACAG GAGAGCTTGCCTGGGGGGTGGACGAGACCCTGGCCCAGCTGGAGAAGGTGCTGCACCTGTACCGGAGCGGGCAGTATCTGCAGAACTCCACTGCGGGCAGCCAAGCCG ccgtgggatcttag
- the PKDCC gene encoding extracellular tyrosine-protein kinase PKDCC isoform X1, whose translation MRRRRAAVAAGFCASFLLGSVLNVLFAPGSEPPRPGQSPGPSPAPGPGRRGGRGELARQIRARYEEVQRYSRGGPGPGAGRPERRRLMDLAPGGPGLQRPRPPRARPLPDGAPGWPPAPGPGSPGPGPRLGCAALRNVSGAQYLGSGYTKAVYRVRLPGGAAVALKAVDFSGHDLGSCVREFGARRGCYRLAAHKLLKEMVLLERLRHPNVLQLYGYCYQDSEDIPDTLTTITELGAPVEMIQLLQTSWEDRFRICLSLGRLLHHLAHSPLGSVTLLDFRPRQFVLVDGELKVTDLDDARVEETPCTGNADCILEFPARNFTLPCSAQGWCEAMNEKRNLYNAYRFFFTYLLPHSAPPSLRPLLDSIVNATGELAWGVDETLAQLEKVLHLYRSGQYLQNSTAGSQAEYQRLPDSTIPQEDYRCWPSYHHGGCLLSVFNLAEAVDICENHAQCQAFVVTNQTTWTGRQLVFFKTGWSHVVPDPSKTTYVRASG comes from the exons ATGCGGCGCCGGCGGGCGGCGGTGGCCGCGGGTTTCTGCGCCTCCTTCCTGCTGGGCTCGGTCCTCAACGTGCTCTTCGCACCGGGCTCGGAGCCTCCACGGCCCGGTCAGTCCCCGGGGCCCTCACCAGCCCCGGGCCCGGGCCGTCGCGGGGGCCGCGGGGAGCTGGCCCGGCAGATTCGAGCGCGCTACGAGGAGGTGCAGCGCTATTCCCGCGGGGGCCCCGGGCCCGGGGCTGGCCGGCCGGAGCGGCGGCGCCTTATGGACCTGGCTCCGGGCGGTCCGGGCCTGCAGCGTCCCCGGCCCCCGCGGGCCCGGCCCCTGCCCGACGGCGCTCCGGGCTGGCCCCCGGCTCCCGGCCCGGGCTCCCCTGGTCCGGGCCCGCGTCTGGGCTGCGCCGCGCTCCGCAACGTGTCCGGCGCTCAGTACTTGGGCTCGGGCTACACCAAGGCCGTGTACCGGGTCCGCCTGCCTGGCGGCGCGGCGGTGGCGCTCAAGGCGGTGGACTTCAGCGGCCACGATCTGGGCAGCTGCGTGCGCGAGTTCGGGGCGCGGAGGGGCTGCTATCGACTGGCGGCCCATAAGCTGCTCAAAGAGATGGTGCTGCTGGAGCGGCTGCGGCATCCCAACGTGCTGCAG CTCTATGGCTACTGCTACCAGGACAGTGAGGACATCCCAGACACCCTGACCACCATCACGGAGCTGGGCGCCCCTGTGGAGATGATCCAgctgctgcagacttcttgggaGGATCGCTTCCGA ATCTGCCTGAGCCTGGGCCGGCTTCTCCACCACCTGGCCCACTCCCCGCTGGGCTCGGTCACTCTGCTGGACTTCCGCCCCCGACAGTTTGTGCTGGTGGACGGGGAGCTGAAGGTGACAGATCTGGATGACGCCCGTGTGGAGGAGACGCCGTGCACAGGCAACGCTGACTGCATACTCGAGTTCCCAGCCAGGAACTTCACCCTGCCTTGCTCTGCCCAGGGCTGGTGCGAGGCCATGAATGAGAAACGCAACCTCTACAATGCCTACAG GTTTTTCTTCACATACCTCCTGCCCCATAGTGCCCCGCCTTCACTCCGGCCCCTGCTGGACAGCATCGTCAACGCCACAG GAGAGCTTGCCTGGGGGGTGGACGAGACCCTGGCCCAGCTGGAGAAGGTGCTGCACCTGTACCGGAGCGGGCAGTATCTGCAGAACTCCACTGCGGGCAGCCAAGCCG AGTACCAGCGCCTCCCCGACAGTACTATCCCCCAGGAGGACTACCGATGCTGGCCATCCTACCACCATGGAGGCTGCCTCCTTTCCGTGTTCAACCTGGCTGAGGCCGTGGACATCTGTGAGAACCATGCCCAGTGCCAGGCCTTTGTGGTCACCAACCAGACCACCTGGACAG GTCGGCAACTGGTCTTTTTCAAGACAGGATGGAGCCACGTGGTCCCTGATCCCAGCAAGACCACATATGTGAGGGCCTCTGGCTGA